In the Staphylococcus condimenti genome, one interval contains:
- a CDS encoding CPBP family intramembrane glutamic endopeptidase, whose protein sequence is MNYELNESMKQTQKESYRKKPSLWGPTFICIGLFIGAPIVLGLLIALFVLPFVIITHKFNGELFFSNDTMFIASMLAFPILLFLILLINKKHYHKTYESLGFYKTEWKKKYVIGAGLGVSAIVIVYLCNLIFQALSININPNFNIWILIAVLIGYMIQGMTEEVFFRGFIMNIFSSQKGVVFGILMSSVFFAIMHIGNPGTQFLAIINIFIFGLVFGLLFYWSNNIWLTGAAHSFWNFTMGSVLGIPVSGQRDITSIFKTNVFNNKAFINGGAFGLEGGIIVTIFGIILCIVLWKLCQKKGLITKK, encoded by the coding sequence TTGAACTATGAATTGAATGAAAGTATGAAACAAACGCAGAAAGAGTCATATCGTAAAAAGCCATCCTTATGGGGCCCGACATTTATTTGCATCGGATTATTTATAGGTGCTCCTATTGTTTTGGGACTTTTGATAGCTTTATTTGTATTACCATTTGTTATTATCACACACAAATTTAATGGTGAGTTATTCTTTTCAAATGATACGATGTTTATTGCTTCTATGCTTGCATTCCCGATATTGCTATTCCTTATTTTATTGATAAATAAAAAGCATTACCATAAAACATATGAGTCGCTCGGTTTTTATAAAACAGAATGGAAGAAAAAATATGTAATTGGTGCAGGATTAGGTGTTTCAGCAATTGTCATTGTTTATTTATGTAATCTTATTTTTCAAGCGTTATCCATTAATATTAATCCTAACTTTAATATATGGATATTGATAGCAGTGTTGATTGGATATATGATTCAAGGCATGACAGAAGAGGTCTTCTTCCGCGGTTTTATTATGAATATTTTCAGCAGTCAAAAAGGCGTAGTATTCGGTATTCTTATGAGTTCTGTTTTCTTTGCGATAATGCACATAGGCAATCCTGGAACACAATTTCTTGCAATCATTAATATTTTTATTTTTGGTCTTGTATTCGGACTGCTTTTCTATTGGAGTAATAATATTTGGCTGACAGGTGCAGCACATAGTTTTTGGAACTTTACAATGGGTTCTGTCTTGGGCATTCCTGTGAGTGGACAAAGAGATATCACTTCTATTTTCAAAACGAATGTCTTTAATAATAAGGCATTCATCAATGGTGGTGCTTTTGGTCTTGAAGGCGGTATTATCGTCACAATTTTTGGGATTATCTTATGCATAGTACTATGGAAACTATGCCAGAAAAAAGGACTTATTACTAAAAAGTAA
- a CDS encoding PH domain-containing protein has translation MILDKINPNDLFPTEQVESSVLGKMSYPMNGEIKVFEAAYVATNERLILNVDMAGEFYYRNIGYNEIQNVKLTEKALDITFEIGTFTLKDFKYEEAEQFVDNIQNK, from the coding sequence ATGATTTTAGATAAAATTAACCCAAATGACTTGTTCCCGACAGAACAAGTAGAAAGTTCAGTACTCGGAAAAATGTCATATCCGATGAACGGTGAGATCAAAGTATTTGAAGCTGCATATGTTGCCACAAATGAACGTTTAATTTTAAACGTTGATATGGCAGGTGAATTTTATTACCGTAATATCGGTTATAATGAAATTCAAAATGTGAAGTTAACTGAAAAAGCTTTAGATATTACTTTCGAAATCGGAACATTCACTCTGAAAGATTTCAAATATGAAGAAGCTGAACAATTCGTGGATAATATTCAAAACAAATAA
- a CDS encoding catalase, translating into MSKKDESKLTGLFGRPVGDRENSMTAGPRGPLLMQDVYLMEQLAHFDREVIPERRMHAKGSGAFGTFTVTNDITEYSVASIFSEVGKQTPMFARFSTVAGERGAADAERDIRGFALKFYTDQGNWDLVGNNTPVFFFRDPKLFASLNHAVKRDPRTNMRSAQNNWDFWTSLPEALHQVTILMTDRGIPKGFRHMHGFGSHTYSLVNDQNERVWVKFHFRTQQGIENYSAEEAEQVIAKDRESSQRDLFNAIEEGNFPKWKMYIQVMTEEQARNHKDNPFDLTKVWFKDEYPLIEVGEFELNRNPDNYFMDVEQAAFAPTNIVPGIDFSPDKMLQGRLFSYGDAQRYRLGVNHWQIPVNQPQGVGVENICPFSRDGQGRFLDGNQGGKTHYYPNSTGAMESQPEYKRAPMDVVDGQAYEYNFREDDDNYFEQPGKLFRLQSPEQQERMFTNTANEMEGTTDEVKYRHIRHCYKADPDYGKGVAKALGIDINDVDLEAAD; encoded by the coding sequence ATGAGTAAAAAAGATGAATCAAAGTTAACAGGGCTTTTTGGTCGTCCAGTCGGTGATCGTGAGAATTCTATGACTGCAGGACCACGTGGTCCTCTTTTAATGCAAGATGTATATTTGATGGAACAATTAGCGCATTTTGACCGTGAAGTGATTCCAGAACGTCGTATGCATGCAAAAGGTTCAGGTGCATTCGGTACATTCACAGTAACAAACGATATTACTGAGTACTCTGTTGCAAGCATTTTCTCAGAAGTCGGTAAACAAACACCAATGTTTGCGCGTTTCTCTACAGTTGCAGGTGAACGTGGTGCTGCAGATGCTGAACGTGATATTCGCGGATTTGCATTAAAATTCTATACAGATCAAGGTAACTGGGATTTAGTCGGCAATAATACGCCAGTCTTCTTCTTCCGTGATCCTAAATTATTTGCAAGTTTAAACCACGCCGTTAAACGTGACCCACGTACAAATATGCGTAGTGCACAAAACAACTGGGATTTCTGGACTTCATTACCTGAAGCATTGCATCAAGTTACAATTTTGATGACTGATCGCGGCATTCCTAAAGGTTTCAGACATATGCACGGGTTCGGTTCTCATACTTATTCTTTAGTAAATGATCAAAACGAACGTGTATGGGTAAAATTCCATTTCCGTACACAACAAGGTATTGAAAACTATAGTGCTGAAGAAGCTGAACAAGTCATTGCTAAAGACCGCGAATCATCTCAACGCGATTTATTTAATGCGATTGAAGAAGGCAATTTCCCGAAATGGAAAATGTACATTCAAGTTATGACAGAAGAACAAGCACGCAATCACAAAGATAACCCGTTCGATTTAACTAAAGTATGGTTCAAAGATGAATATCCACTCATTGAAGTCGGAGAATTTGAATTGAATCGTAATCCTGATAACTACTTTATGGACGTTGAACAAGCTGCATTCGCACCGACAAACATTGTACCAGGTATTGATTTCTCACCTGATAAAATGTTGCAAGGTCGTTTATTCTCTTATGGCGATGCTCAACGTTATCGTTTAGGTGTGAACCACTGGCAAATCCCAGTCAACCAACCTCAAGGAGTGGGTGTTGAAAACATTTGTCCATTCAGTCGTGATGGTCAAGGACGTTTCTTAGATGGCAACCAAGGCGGTAAAACACACTACTACCCTAACAGTACTGGCGCTATGGAAAGCCAACCTGAATATAAACGTGCACCAATGGATGTTGTTGATGGTCAAGCATATGAATATAACTTCCGTGAAGATGATGATAACTACTTTGAACAACCAGGAAAATTATTCCGTTTGCAATCTCCAGAACAACAAGAGCGTATGTTCACAAACACTGCTAATGAAATGGAAGGTACAACAGACGAAGTGAAATATCGTCATATCCGTCATTGCTATAAAGCAGACCCAGATTATGGTAAAGGTGTCGCAAAAGCTTTAGGTATTGATATTAATGATGTGGACTTAGAAGCAGCAGATTAA
- a CDS encoding 2,3-butanediol dehydrogenase: MKAAVWYGQKDVRVEERESKPLKDNEVRVKVSWTGICGTDLHEYLEGPVFIATDEPDPLLGQKAPVTLGHEFSGVVDEVGSAVTAYKKGDRVVVNPTVSKQEKEENIDLYDGYSFIGLGADGGFAHYTNAPEGNVYHLPDNVSAKEGALVEPTAVAVQAIKEGEVLFGDTVAVIGAGPIGLLNIIAAKAAGASKIFAFDLSDERLEKAKEVGATYVVNSGEVNPVDFINEHTENGVDVTFEVAGVAATLAQSIDITRPRGTVVIVSIFSHPVQFDPMQLTNTGVKLTSTIAYTPTTFQQTIDLISEGNLNVKPVITDEIVLEDIVEAGFEKLVSDKSQAKILVELNGDQV; encoded by the coding sequence ATGAAAGCAGCAGTTTGGTATGGTCAAAAGGATGTACGTGTTGAGGAACGTGAAAGTAAGCCGTTAAAAGATAATGAAGTCCGTGTGAAAGTCTCTTGGACAGGAATTTGCGGAACAGATCTACATGAATATTTAGAAGGGCCTGTTTTTATTGCGACAGATGAACCCGATCCGCTTCTAGGACAAAAAGCTCCAGTTACACTAGGTCATGAATTCTCAGGTGTTGTAGACGAAGTAGGAAGTGCTGTAACAGCTTACAAAAAAGGTGACCGTGTAGTAGTGAACCCTACAGTTTCTAAACAAGAAAAAGAAGAAAACATTGACCTTTATGATGGATATTCATTTATCGGATTAGGTGCAGATGGTGGCTTTGCGCACTATACAAATGCACCAGAAGGAAATGTATACCATTTACCTGATAACGTATCCGCAAAAGAAGGCGCATTAGTTGAGCCAACTGCAGTAGCAGTTCAAGCAATCAAAGAAGGCGAAGTACTGTTTGGAGATACAGTTGCTGTAATCGGTGCTGGTCCAATCGGATTGTTAAATATTATTGCCGCAAAAGCAGCAGGGGCAAGTAAAATCTTTGCGTTTGATTTATCAGATGAACGTTTAGAAAAAGCAAAAGAAGTAGGAGCTACGTATGTAGTGAATTCAGGAGAGGTAAACCCTGTTGATTTCATTAATGAGCACACTGAAAATGGTGTAGATGTGACATTTGAAGTTGCAGGTGTGGCTGCGACTTTAGCACAATCTATTGATATTACACGTCCTCGCGGTACTGTAGTAATTGTTTCTATTTTCAGTCACCCTGTTCAATTCGATCCAATGCAATTAACAAATACAGGTGTGAAACTGACTTCTACAATTGCATATACACCAACAACATTCCAACAAACAATTGATTTAATCAGTGAAGGCAATTTAAATGTTAAACCTGTAATAACAGATGAAATCGTATTAGAAGATATCGTTGAAGCTGGATTCGAAAAATTAGTTAGCGATAAATCTCAAGCGAAAATCTTAGTTGAATTAAACGGTGATCAAGTCTAA